The genomic region AAGAAAAAAGGTAATGAAACACAACTGATAGTCTTGTTATATGTGGATGATTTGTTAGTACTTGTGGGAATCATGATATACTAGCAGAATTCAAGAGCAAAATGGAAAGTGTCTTTGAAATGTCTGATTTGGGAAAAATGTCTTATTTTCTTGGGTATCTCAAACTCGGCAGGGCATCTTCATAAGTCAAAAGGcttttgctttgaagattttaaacaaattttgcatGCAAAACTGCAAAGTTGTTAGTACTCCAGTTGCAATTGGTGAAAAACTCACCAGTCAAGGTGTATTTGGAAGGGTAAATGAATCAAGTTATAGAACCCTAGTGGGATGCTTACTCTACTTGACAGCCTCAAGGCCTAATATTGTGTTTGTAGTCAGTCTCTTATCTAAATTCATACGGTATTGTAATGTGAGCCACTTTCAATCAGCAAAAACAGTTATGAGGTACATCAAAGGGACTTTGAGCTATGGATGACATTAGCTCATTAGGATGACATTTGAGCAAAAGGTCATTGTTATCATCATCCATGCGACCGATGGGATTCATTATTGTTGGGATGATAGCCTTGAGCCATGTGGTGCCTGTCTTCATAGAAGAAGTCAAAAATACATCGGAGTCATTTGCTTGGAAGTTCAACCTGGCAGCCATGGCAGCAGGAAGGTAAGAACTGGTATACCAGAAGCCTTCCCTGTTGTAAAGATCTGAACAACACCATGTTTCTTTCGGAAGTTCACCGAACAAAGTAGAAAATACAGATGGAAAGCTAGAGTACTTCATCGAAAGATCTTCCCAAAATATAACACCTGGTAGATATAGGAACTAAACCAAGTACAAGAAATATAACAGCACTCCAAGAGTTAATCTCAAGCAAAATATATATTGAGAAAAAAGGGATAAAGGTAGGCAGCCCTAAGATCAGAGAAAGTCAATAGAAAAGTAGTATTGATATGAAAACCATTGGGACATTTACCTCCCTTGGTTCATACAATAATTATCTTTAAGTATAGccttttataataaaacataattgcaaataaaattaacagaACAGCACTTTGCTTACAGCTAAATAAAAGCTCAAGCCAAAACAAGTTAGCATTAATAGATTATGAACATAGCAATGGTAGTCCCCAGCTACACAAAGAAAAGGCACTTTAATAATAGATTCGTCCATTCCTATATCTCAGTTGCAAACCTATGGCCAAACCTCAGTATCTCTAAAGACAAATATGTGGGATATGTATTGTCATATTTGTGTCTGAATATGCACCAAACATATGTTTTAGACTGatatatttcaagaaaaaggaaagagtCTGAGAAACATAACTTATACATCACTGAAGAAGCAACAAAATTATTGTCTATATGTAAAGATGAGCAAAACTCAATTCGATacaaaaaaatcgaaattttttttgaatttcgagttaattgaatcgagttatttgagtcaACTGAATAAATAATTCGAGTTTTGAGTTCAAGTTGAGTTAACTTTTACAATTGGAATAACAGATTCGTATAAATATCCTTCCAAtccttgtcaattttgaaaatgaacaaattgatcTATCTCccaacaaaaatacaaaataattaaaataattttcaaaaattcaaaatatttataaaaattccaaaatataaagaatatataaataaattttaaattttttctaaaataataattttgggacctaaataagttaattaattattcaagtttgTAGTACTAAAGTAtctcattattttattaatttttgttatatatgcaaaagttttcaaagatatatgatttcaaatttacgTACTCTAATATGGAACTAGTTATACCATAATAAGATATTAATTTGagatatttaatgttttttaaatttaactcgaataatttaactcgattcaactcaactcgattaaaaaaatttctgatcgagttaggatgataaaataggactcgtcaactcaattaacttaaaatcttttaactcgattaatttgaaattttttacttaattcgATCGAACGCCCACCCCTATTTATCTCAGTTCAACTTGTACATGCCAGCCTgcatatttacaaaataaatagaacataCTGATAGCCAAATACAGTAGTACTAATATTCACTTAAGTAAATACAGTAGTACTAATATTCACTTAAGTAAACATATCATTGAAAATATACGTGGCTCAAGCTACGAACATTAGGTTAAAGTACAGAAGTTACTGAAGCCAAATACAAATAGTTGCAGACGTTTAGGTGAAAAGATTACCACATCTTTAGGGTAACTTTTCATTTGAAGTTCAAAAAAGTAGCTGGAAAAGTTGGACAAAAGGTGAACCCTAAGTGTTGCTAATAAGTAggaaaaaacatatataaagcATGCTCTAAAGTTTGATTCCTAATCTACTTTCAACCTCATTTCTAGAATGATTCGAAGTTAATTTTTAGGGGTTACTTTTCATTTGAAGTTCAAAAAAATAGCTGGAAAAGTTTGAGAAATGGTTAAACCAACTTTAGAAGTAGGGTAGAGagaaatttaaaatgttgcgAGAGATGTCTAAACTAAATTAGCTTTAAAACTGCTTTGTTATCCACTTTTTCAATTAACTTgcttttgcaatttttttttatgttttattcacACAACCTATATTATGATGAACAAAAGAGTTATTAGTAAATGAATCTCAAAGATAAATGAAATCTAATGATTGTCTATGTTTTATACTGATGAAAACAGTTCATTGAGCATTAAGCAAAACATAAAAGGatatcaatttctttattaaacaatttagaaatataaaagatggtgggaaaatagaaaaatactttgtttctatatttttggGTATGTCATACGAATGAAAATtcactcctatttataggaggTCTTATGTCTCTTTATAGGGATATAACTACCCAAATAGATAATCATATTTTTagcaataaacataattattcaatagataTCTACTCAGAATAATCTTGactatttgttaataattaaatgatattattttgaatttaagagaCATAATTCATCACTATAAATAGTGACAACTTTTGATTAATAACTAGgtgaaattattttgattacttataacttttcatttcatttgcaACTATTGaagcagaaaatattttaacatatattacaCATAATGCTATCATTATTATATGCTTTCATCATGATTGTTTACatgacaaaatttataattaaatagtaattgGGAAGTTCTTATGGATCGATGCGGTACCGGATGAAACAAGATCATTGTTCTTCAAGAGACTGTAAAGTTCAACAAACATGTCAGCAGATGGATGCACTCTACTTTagcatataataataaaaagaagataaatattatcttattttccTCAGCTtaggaaaattataaattataatcaaGGAAAAGAGAAGTGTCTTACAAATCATGAATAGCTGCTATCTCTAAAAATCATCTATTACAAAGCAGTCTCCCATGCCCGTCAGTAAACTGGGTTTCTACCTCTAGCTGATGCCTTTAGCAGGTGTCCGTCTCCGAGCATGAGCCTCCATTAGGTGCATTATTTGGAGGTCCATATGGCATGAACCACTTAACTGGTCATATTTCCCCCTTCAGGGACGGCACAAAGGGAGTGGCAGGGGCTTTGGCCcctaatttgatataattatcACTTTAGATCTTTAAACTTTAGTactcccaaatttttttaatttaatttcgatcTGTTATAAAATTTGGTAGGACTTGCATCACTAGATCTCTCTTGCAGCAAGCTTGTTGGAATTGATTGATCTAAATTTTTTCGAAATGTTAAGTCTTTTTGAGAATTAACTTGTTGAAGTCATTCCTTAGGAAAAACAATTCAACACATGTTTCAACGATATTTATGTTGGCAATATAGATTTACGTGGATTTTCTGtttcaaaaattatcaaatttcaattaacaatattggattggattaaaaaattataatgatgaGTTATGTACGTGGATTGGCGTttggaacttttttttttataagataTATGATGATGAAAATTCGAAAACCAAAATGGTCCGTTGCTAAATGGCTCATTGCTAGCTTGACTAACTTCACTctgaatttttcttttggtcTAAATAGAGAGtagatttgaagtttttgtTGCCTTTAGGTAGTACACatgaaaataagtttttgaAGTTAGGCTTGAAACTTTAATAGCCaacttctaattttattataggcAAACGTAACGTGTAGGTTTTcgtttaaattagtttagtttaattttcattatgtttgtttttttaaatttattttagtataagtttaaatatattttaattttagtttgttgtGCTTTTATACTGAGTTGGTTTTAAATATAGTTGATTCAACAtgtattatttgaaatttatatttattattgtacttgaaaacaccttaaaaattagaaaagtaaaagaaattataattatgaaatGTAAAATCAATATCTTCATTGAAATTGTCAAAGCAAAATccatattacaaatatgtaatgAATCGAAAAGAACCGAACAAAACTTATATACGATAAACATACATGATGTAATTAGAGACTCGTATATTGCAAGTCCAACTtcattgggtttttttttttttgtttcatttgaaTTGATCTGTTGTAAATAAAACAAGAACAACATTCAAAAGTTCAAATTTACAGCGTCCCATGTAACATTTTCTACAATTGAAAACCGACATTTGATATAAAATCTAATGCTCACCATCAAGCTTTAAACATGTCTCTACGATTTATACCTACTATCGCCAAGGTTGAGgccatttcatttcctttcttaTCTGCCATTGAAAATACAACACTACCTACCTTTTCAATTTTCCTCTCAATATCTGCAAATGTTGATTGTACTGACCATGGTCTCATTGACTTGTTTGCACACCAGTTGAACACCACTTTAAATCTACAAATAGTAAGTCATTTATCTTCCattccaaatatataaatacttcCAAGGCTAAAAGCACTACTCCTGCCTCTGCCGAATCAACATTATTTGCTGCAATAGGACCTAAAAACAGAGCTCTTGCAACACCCTCTATATCTCTCAAAACACCTAGACAACTTGCACTATCCTCATTTGCTATCCCACATACATTGAACTTTAATCctgttttgatgagtttgagGATAATACTCGTCCTTAAAACACCTAGACAACTTGCACAATCCTCATTTGCTATCCCACATACATTGAACTTTAATCCTGTTTTGATAAGTTTGAGGATAATACTCgtccttaaaatttttgggATGAAATTCATCCTTAATTATGAGATGATTTTCAATAATCGtccctaaaattttttagaGACATGGTTTTAAAAAACGCATATTGAGGACGATTTAAGTCATCTCTAAAATTATTGAACacatttttcaaacttttagAAACGTTTTAATCGTACCCAAAGTTTCTAGATTTTGTAGTGTCATGGGAGAAGAATAATTATGAGAGTTCCTTGTGTGCATCTATATGGAATGTTAGAAAATTAATTCGTGTATTCGTTCTTTGATCCATAATTGATTAATAGACCAAACTACTTAATGTGTTAATGTGTTGATGTAATAATGTCATTGGATTGCAATATTATAGCCATCCACAAATTTGGAATAATGCATTTCATATATCTCCactcttaatattatataaaaataataattttgttgttaattatGTGATTTGTTAGTAAGAAATGGATTTGTCTTTGAAAGAAAGATAATGATCATGAAAAATTCGAGTTTTCAATCAAAGATGAAGGCATTGCTGTGGATAAGGTTTGTCTATGATGATTTATTGATGCAGGAGAGCTTTTGGTGGATTTATTTAAACAGGTGCAAAATAAGCACAATTAAATCCTAATCATCCTCATCGATATGGCACCCTCCTCAGCAAGGATGTTTAAAGTTCAATGTATGTAGGATAGCAAATGAGAATAGTGCAAGTCGTGTAGGTGTTTTGAGAGATATGGAGGGTGTTGCAAGAGCTTTATTTTCAGGTCCTATTGTAGCAAATGATGCTGATTCTGCAAAGGAAAGAGCAGTGCTTTTAGCATTGgaagtatttatatatttggaatGAAAGATAGGTAACTCACTGTATGTAGAAATTGGTTCTAAAGTGGTGTTCAATTGGGGTTCAACTGGTGTACAAACAAGTTGATGAGACCATGGtcactaagggtgggtttggatgggcaattgggtgcggtgcggtgcgtttaacttactttttgtctcacgctacagtatctaatctcaccgccaccgctgtttttatactaaccgcaggtaaacgcaccgcccatccaaactcaccctaagtcaACATTTACAGATATTGagacgcaccgcccatccaaactcaccctaagtcaACATTTACAGATATTGAGAGGAAAATTGAGAAGGTAGGTAGTTTTGTATTTTCGATGgcaaaaaataaaggaaatgaaatggcCTCAACCTTGGCGAGTATTAGATTTAATGTCAAACGTcagtttttaattataaaaaatgttacaTTATGGCACGTCGTAAATTGAACTTTTGAATACTGTTCTTGTTATATTTTCAACATATGAGttcaaatgaagaaaaataaataaataaatccagAAAAACCTCAaacattgaaaagaaaaataaaacgaTATAGCTTAATTTTTAACTATAGACCCAACCCAAGATGcaaacactttttttttcctttctcgaAAATTGAAGTAAACAAACCTTAAATGGTGGTGtctgataaaattaaaattatgagtttttatATTACTGTTTGAGCAGGAGACTTTGTCCATTTTCCACCCTATTCTGCTAGCAATATATGGCTCAAAATAGGAGGGGAAAATTGGAAAAACTACTTTTCTTGATAGCTTAGCTATATATTTCAGATTTAAAAatacctttttatttcaaaagtaaaTTATTTCTCTCAAATAAAATTGGATTAACTGAATCtctgttaatttttaaaatgagcaactaagaataattaataatgaCGTTAATGTTTTTCGTCAATTATACATTATTttgattagtataataataaatttagcccttgaTGTTTATCGTGTTATATAAATgttgacaaaatatgtaaatattcgagctaaattattaaatcaagactgaattgataatatatataaataatatttgctaaattattaaatcaagaCCAAATTAACATAATGTgtaaactttaaaactaaaattattataatatcaataaaatatataattgatgaTTAATTATCTTgctcattttctaaattaacAGGAATTAGACTactctaataaaaataaaaatttaatcaagtatcaaaattttaaaaataaaatcatttacaCCATGCTAGTCCCCATAAAGCAAAGtcctaatcaaaatttcaacattgcTTGACCCTTAAATAAATaccttaacaaaatttctacAATGTTAGGTTTCTTGTCATGTCGGACTAAGATTTTCTTTTCCCTAATTCTAGGCCCCCGTCCCCACACATTTAgacctaaaaatattttctacaagGCCAAACCCCAGAGACCAAGAATAAAACTTCACAATGCTAGGCCCCATATAACAtgatctaataaaaatttccaCACCAATCTTTACGCATACCTAATAACGCATTGATTGCTACTTATTATATATAGCTATGTAAAACTCTTTAATCGATAATTTCGTGTTCAATTTACATATACTAACAATATTTTATGATCCAAATGTTGTATTAataaaagtttcaattttttatgatttagaaTAACGTGTATTATAGTGCATTATGTTgacatataaaatttgttttttttcttaatttaacatataaatgcAATGGTTTGAAATGTGAACATGATTGCGTTGTTTGCTTGAAATCTTATATAAACATACGCTATCCACTCCACTCTTGTTCTTTATCAACCTTCCCATTATCATCTCTAAGAGAAACCATGAAAAGGTGGTTAATACCATCGTATTTTGTGATCTTTTCCCTCTTCTTTACCTATAATTCTTCTGCTCTAACATTACCGTTTTGCCCTCATGACCAAAGTGCTGCCTTAATCCAATTCAACAGCTCCTTTTCCATTGATTGTTCCGGTTTTAGGCAACCATCTATATCCAGGGCTAAGACAATCTCCTGGGAGGAAGGAACAAACTGTTGCTTGTGGGATGGGGTTAAGTGTGATACTGAAACAGGGAATGTGATTGCCCTTGATCTTAGTTTCAGCTGCCTTTTTGGCCCTTTCCCCTCTAACAACACCCTCTTCCTACTCCGCCATCTCCGTCAGCTTAACCTTGCCGGGAATGATTTCAGATTCTCCCCAATGGCATCCCAGTTTGGTCAATTGACTAGTTTGACCCATCTAAACATCTCCTGGTCGAGCTTTATTGGTAAAGTTCCACCTGAAATCTCTCGCCTTTCTAAACTATTATCCCTTGATTTATCCATGTCTGGTTTGATGTTTGAAGGGCATGTCTTTGAAAATATGGTCGCAAACTTGACACAACTAAGACACCTTCTCCTCTCAGAAGTCAATATGTCTCAAGTTGTTCCTACTTCTTTCCTTAACATGTCTTCTTACATACAAACTCTTGTCCTCGAGAATAATTACGAACTGCACGGAAAGTTCCCTGAAGATGTTTTCCGCTTTCCTTACTTACAAAAGTTCCGTGTTTCTAGTAATTTTCTTGAACTTAAGTTCCCAAAGACTAATTGGAGTGCTCCCCTCAAGTCACTGCAAGTAACGTTGTCATATTTGGAGGAACTGCCTGATTCAATTGGTGACCTTACATCTCTGGAGATATTGGATCTTCCTGTTAATCATTTAGGAGGGCCAATTCCAGCATCTCTTGGCAACCTCACCCAACTAAAGTATTTAGATCTTTCCGATAATAACCTTAGTGGTGTTTTGCCAGTTTCAGCTTTTAACCTTAGACAAGTTCAATTTGTAGATTTTTCAGGAAACAAGTTGGCTGGTTCCTTTCCTTCTCAAGTAAGTGAACTTTCACAACTTAGTATTCTAGACCTTGATCGCAACTTTCTCAGTGGCAGGGTACCGTCCTGGTTGTTTTCTCTTCCATCTTTAGTTTTGTTGAGGCTCAGTAATAACAAGCTTACTGGTCCAATTGACCAATTTGACAAGGTTACTCCATTGGAGGAGGCTTATTTGCAGAACAATGAGATAGAGGGTCCAGTTCCTGGTTCTATTGCCCTACTTGTGAACCTTATTTATCTTGATCTTTCCTCCAATAAGTTGAGTGGGAATTTTGACTTGGACAAACTATCAAAGCTCAAAAAACTTGAGTCTCTTACTCTCTCAAATAACGCTTTGCTATCATTTACCAGTGAAAGCAAGGCCAATTACTCCTTGCCTAATCTTTTGTCACTAAACCTCTCTTCTTGTGACATCATTGATTTTCCAGATTTTGTAAGGAATCTAGAAGGTTTGAGAGAGTTAGACCTTTCGAACAATCGAATCCATGTCATTGAAGCAAATATGTTTGTGAAGCTTAAAGAACTTCAAAGACTGGATCTGTCACACAACAGCCTGCTATCCCTGAGCAACAGTGGCAACCTTAGTCTTTTCTTGCCAAATCTTGGTTACTTGTCATTGTCATCATGTAATCTAACTGCATTTGCAAATTTCTTGACAATACAAGAGAGTTTGCGAGAGTTATACCTTTCGAACAACAGCATTCAAGGCCAAATTACCAAACAAGAAAGAACTTGGGGAAGCAACCTAGTGATTCTTGATCTTTCTAACAATTTGTTGACAGTTGTAGAATATTATCCATGGAGGAATATAAAAGTTCTTAGGCTTGACTCCAACCTGCTAGAAGGGCCACTTCTAGTACCACCGCCTTCCATATCTGTTTTCTCCATCTCAAACAACAAATTAACGGGAGAAGTTCCATATTCGATTTGCGAATTCGGCACAGAAATTGATGCAGCTCTCGACTTGTCTCATAACAACTTGAGTGGAGTAATTCCAAAATGTGCAGGCTTGGCAAATATTGCTTACCTGGATTTGCATGCGAATAATTTTCATGGAAACATCCCTGATTTTTGTGTTAATGAAAACAATATGTTAAGTACACTTAATCTCAACGACAATGATTTTGATGGGCCATTACCTAAATCCTTGGCCAACTGTCTTCTTTTGGAAGTGTTGATTCTTGGAAACAACAAGATAAATGACACATTTCCCTATTCGTTGGGAAATCTTCCTTCGCTTCAAGTGCTTGTCTTGCGCTCCAACAATTTCCATGGTCAAGTAACCAATCCAGACAACCAATCTTATTTCTCAAATCTGCGAATCTTAGACCTCTCCCATAATAATTTCTCTGGTTATCTGCCAACAAATTTCTTCAAGAGTCTTGAAGGTATGATGGGTTTGGCCGATGTTGATATGGCTTATATGGGAGATCGTTTTCAATATTACACAGATTCCATGGTTCTCACAATGAAAGGTGAGGACATTGTGCTAGAGAGAATTCTAACTATTTTTGCAGCCATCGATATGTCAAGCAACAAATTCGAAGGAACAATTCCAGAAACAGTTGGAAACCTTATTTCTCTCCAGGTGCTCAACTTTTCTCACAACCACTTAACCGGTCATATTCCTTCCTCATTGGGGAATTTGGTAGCACTTGAGTCGCTAGATCTTTCTTGCAACGAGCTTGTTGGGGAGATTCCTTCGGAGTTGACTggtttgaattttcttgaaGTGTTAAACCTGTCAGAGAACCAGCTCGTTGGGCTCATACCTCAGGGAAAACAATTCAACACCTTTCTCAACGATTCCTACGCAGGCAATATAGGACTGTGTGGGTTTCCCGTTTCAAAAAGCTGCGGCCGTAGTGAACCACCACCAGCAATTTTTGATGAAGAGGAAGTTGATTCTGCATTTGGATTGGATTGGAAATTTGTAATGATGGGTTATGGGTGTGGATTGGTTTTTGGATTTTCAGCTGGTTACATCATGATGACAATTCGGAAACCAAAATGGCTTGTTGTGATGATTCAACGCGCAGGCAACAGAGTTCTTAGGAGATTCAAGAAATATCGTTGAGGAAGATAGAATTTGTGAAGACAGATGTTTGCTCATCGGTGGCTGCTTGAACACCTTTTCTGTGGAATCTCTCTCGccatgattttctttttgttactGTTATTGCTCCCATGATTTTAGTTATAGAGTCATTTATAGTTTTGTCCATGTCCTATGTACTTctgagttttaataaatttgatgaaataattctttatctaaattaaaaacagcattgaattttttttgctgAATACttacttgaattttgaataaataaaaattaaattgaattttagttaatcgaattgaattatttgagtcaattgaataagtaattttacaattgagttgaattttacaattgagTAACTCGAATGATTCGAATAATAAATTGGTGTAAATATCATTTTGGTCCctatcaaatttgaaaatgagcaaattgatctctctcaacaaaaattataaaaagattaaaaaatttagaattcaaaattttatattttaaaaattctaaaaaatataaagaaagttaaatattttaaaaaattagaataataattttggacttaaataagttaattaattatttaagtttgtcatattaaagtatttttattattttgtttttgaaaaagttttcaaatatatatggtttaaaatttatgtgctataatatggaattagttatactgtaacaatattttactttgacatatataattttttaatttaactctaataatttcactcgattcaattCGACTCGACACAAATTTCTTTTCACTTGACTCGAttctagaaaaattaaaatcaagttaggATAAAAAATAGGAATtgtcaactcaattaactcaaaaaattttcactcgatttgatcgaacgctcacccctagTTGCCCCTTTCCTTGCATGCCACACATCATCattcggaaaatattttcccttCAAAACCCTCACCCACAGAGCTTGTTGATGATTGATCATCCTCCACCTTTGCTTTGCTAAAAGTGCAACATTAAACATGTTTAAATCTCTAGATCCCAAACCCCCTGCACTCTCACTATGTCATTTTAAACCAACTCATCCAATGAACCTCTCTCCTCTTAGTTTCTCCACCAAAAAGTTGTCATTTTAGTATTAATCTCATCACAAATCTTCTTGGGAAATTTAAAACACGACATTGTGTAAGTCATAATAGTGCAAGCAATAGCTTTTAGCATAATTTCCTTACCCCTTGGTTTAACATCTTCAGTTTCcatcctttattttttattttattttattttttgcaaaattccTTCTTTGACAAAGCCCATAGCTTGCCTCTTTGTTTTGCCCTCAAAAGTAGGAATTCCTAGGTATGATCCTACATTATCAGCTACTGCAATCTGTTGCTCTTGACTCATATTCACTCTTTGTTATTGTGGCACATTTGCACTAAAAAAGATACTCGACTTGCTGAAGTTAAAAAGCTGACCTGATGCTGCACGATGGCCAGCTATGCAGTAGCTAAAACTTTGATGCATGATTTTGACCAGTTGATAGCTGGTTTCTTACTTGGTTCCTTTGTAACTTATTTTTTGTTAAGCTTTGAATGTATTGATGTTTAGGTGTTGATTAAGCTGATTAGTCAGCTTATCCAAGTGTGCAGCTCATGTTTTACAAGTTTCAAGTTTAGTTAGTGGTAGTAGTTAGTGTTTGGTATGTTGGTTGACTTGAAACCTTGTAATGCTTTGTTGAttgtaatgaaaattttgtttttcatttctttgcTACTCATTTTGGTCTTCTTTGCGAAAACACCAATAACTTGTATCAAGAGTATGTTGTCTTTAAGggccatttttttttgttttttgttttttgtttcttgctgaaaaagataaaagttgttttgtttcttgttgTTGTAAAACATGTCTTCAACAAACTTCTGACCACCTTCACTACCTATTTTTGCTTGAGAGAACTACTACATTTGGGTAGTGAAGATGAAGACCTACCTCCAGATTTAGGA from Gossypium raimondii isolate GPD5lz chromosome 1, ASM2569854v1, whole genome shotgun sequence harbors:
- the LOC105777186 gene encoding receptor-like protein 19 — protein: MKRWLIPSYFVIFSLFFTYNSSALTLPFCPHDQSAALIQFNSSFSIDCSGFRQPSISRAKTISWEEGTNCCLWDGVKCDTETGNVIALDLSFSCLFGPFPSNNTLFLLRHLRQLNLAGNDFRFSPMASQFGQLTSLTHLNISWSSFIGKVPPEISRLSKLLSLDLSMSGLMFEGHVFENMVANLTQLRHLLLSEVNMSQVVPTSFLNMSSYIQTLVLENNYELHGKFPEDVFRFPYLQKFRVSSNFLELKFPKTNWSAPLKSLQVTLSYLEELPDSIGDLTSLEILDLPVNHLGGPIPASLGNLTQLKYLDLSDNNLSGVLPVSAFNLRQVQFVDFSGNKLAGSFPSQVSELSQLSILDLDRNFLSGRVPSWLFSLPSLVLLRLSNNKLTGPIDQFDKVTPLEEAYLQNNEIEGPVPGSIALLVNLIYLDLSSNKLSGNFDLDKLSKLKKLESLTLSNNALLSFTSESKANYSLPNLLSLNLSSCDIIDFPDFVRNLEGLRELDLSNNRIHVIEANMFVKLKELQRLDLSHNSLLSLSNSGNLSLFLPNLGYLSLSSCNLTAFANFLTIQESLRELYLSNNSIQGQITKQERTWGSNLVILDLSNNLLTVVEYYPWRNIKVLRLDSNLLEGPLLVPPPSISVFSISNNKLTGEVPYSICEFGTEIDAALDLSHNNLSGVIPKCAGLANIAYLDLHANNFHGNIPDFCVNENNMLSTLNLNDNDFDGPLPKSLANCLLLEVLILGNNKINDTFPYSLGNLPSLQVLVLRSNNFHGQVTNPDNQSYFSNLRILDLSHNNFSGYLPTNFFKSLEGMMGLADVDMAYMGDRFQYYTDSMVLTMKGEDIVLERILTIFAAIDMSSNKFEGTIPETVGNLISLQVLNFSHNHLTGHIPSSLGNLVALESLDLSCNELVGEIPSELTGLNFLEVLNLSENQLVGLIPQGKQFNTFLNDSYAGNIGLCGFPVSKSCGRSEPPPAIFDEEEVDSAFGLDWKFVMMGYGCGLVFGFSAGYIMMTIRKPKWLVVMIQRAGNRVLRRFKKYR